The window CCCCCGGTGGCGGCGCCGGAACACAGGCGGCATGGTCGGCGTACGGGGCCGCGTCCGCGGCGCCCCCGAGCCGGATCAGCGGCAGCGGCAGAGACCGCGCGCACAACAGCTGGAAGACACCCGGAGCAGGTCGATGTGGCGTCGCGCCACCAGGATCACCGCCGGGAGCATGGCGGGAGGTTCGCATCCCCACGGCGCGGCTGTCCAGAACATCCAGATGACCGTCCACATGCCGGACAAGCGGTTTCGGAGCCCCGAACCGGGAGAATCGACGGCAGGGCCCCCCTTGAACAGGAGAACCTGTCGTACTTATGGTGGTCCTGTTGAAATACCTCCTGTCGAAGTGAGTCCACGATGCAGAATCTTTCGCCAAGGCTCGCTGTGGCGGCCGACGCCCCGGTCTCGACCCACGCCGGCCACCCGGCCTGGCTCCGTCTGAAGGACGCGGTCGAGGCCCTGCGCCCGCTGCAGTCCAAGGACGGCTCGATCGACCTGTCCGCCGTGCAGCGGCACACGGTCGACCCGCTGGTCGCCACGGTCCGCAGTGCGATCGCGGAACTCGCCCCGCTCTTCCCGCACGACGCCGCCTACCTCGCCGCCGTCGACGCGGACCTGGCCAAGTGGGCCGACACCGGCTACCGGGAGCCCGACTTCCTGGACTCGCTGCTCGCCTTCCAGCCCGCCGACCAGCGCGAGGACGGCCTGGAGCACCTGGTCGTCTTCGCGATGTACACCCAGAACGGCAACCCGAACCGCAACCTGGAAGCCGTCCTGCTGCGCGTGGTCTGGCCGGACTGGCTGGCCGAGCTGGAGCGCACCCGCTTCGACAACCCGATGTTCGTGCCGATCACCTTCACCGACTTCACGGCCGGCTACGACACCAACTCCGCCGTCCTGTTCCCCGAGACCGTGGCCGTGCGCAAGGCGCCGGAGCGCTTCACCTGGGGCGGCATCTTCTGCGACCGCGAGGCCGCCCGCTTCCGCGCCGTCACCACCAGCGCCGTCCGGCAGCTCGGCCTGGAGATCCCGGCCGACGCCGAGGGCCTGCTGGAGGACCAGGAGCGCGCCCAGCAGACCTTCG of the Kitasatospora sp. NBC_01246 genome contains:
- a CDS encoding putative leader peptide produces the protein MWTVIWMFWTAAPWGCEPPAMLPAVILVARRHIDLLRVSSSCCARGLCRCR
- a CDS encoding DUF6421 family protein, translating into MQNLSPRLAVAADAPVSTHAGHPAWLRLKDAVEALRPLQSKDGSIDLSAVQRHTVDPLVATVRSAIAELAPLFPHDAAYLAAVDADLAKWADTGYREPDFLDSLLAFQPADQREDGLEHLVVFAMYTQNGNPNRNLEAVLLRVVWPDWLAELERTRFDNPMFVPITFTDFTAGYDTNSAVLFPETVAVRKAPERFTWGGIFCDREAARFRAVTTSAVRQLGLEIPADAEGLLEDQERAQQTFVLWDLVHDRTHSHGDLPFDPFMIKQRSPFWMYGLEELRCDLTAFKEAVKLQAEGYAQGRDVQYAILFDRMFRFPVSGDRVRNYDGMGGQLLFAYLHKHDALRWRDNRLSIDWDRVADVTNALCGEIETLYRDGIDRPKTAHWIAAYQLVSRYLTPHPASTWAKGPDALPLDTADGKALNKALCDAVHPDEFPLSMFYEALAKKLGGVIAATTGITGAGIQEVAA